From the genome of Thiovibrio frasassiensis:
ATCACCGAGAACGAACTGCAGGAAATTGCCATACAAGACCTTGCCCTGCTCCGTCTCGGCATCAGGTGGTTGGACCATGTCCTCTCCGAGCATTGACAATCAGCCGAGCACCCTCTCTGCCGGGCAGCTGCAGGGCGAACCGCCCCTCGGTCGTGAGCTCACCGAACGGCTGCTGGCCATTTCCCATGAGTACTGCCAGGCCGAAGGCGGCTGCCATGGCCCGGACCACACCGAACGGGTGCACAACCTGGCCCTCCACATCGGCCGCATGATGAACGCCCGCCTGGATATCCTGAGCGCCGCGGCCCTGCTCCACGACATCGGCCGCAGCCACGAAATGCTTTCCCAAGGGAAGATCTGCCATGCCACCAAAGGTGCGGAGATGTCGCGCACCATTCTCACCGGCTTAGGCTTTTCTGCCGAAATGCAGGAAGCAATCCTGCACTGCATCGAATCGCACCGCTACCGCAACAACAAGATCCCGGAAACCCTGGAAGCCAAGATCCTTTTCGACGCGGACAAGCTCGATTCCATCGGCGCCATCGGCATTGGCCGCGCCTTTCTCTTTGCCGGCCAGGTCGGAGCCCGGTTGCACAACCAGGGGGTGGATGTGGCGAAAACCAAGTCTTATTCCACCGAAGACACGGCCTATCGTGAATTTCTGGTGAAACTCTGCAAGATCAAAGACAAGATGCTGACCCCGGAAGGCAAACGGTTGGCTGCCGAGCGGCATGAGTTTATGGAGGTTTTTTTCAAACGGCTGGATAAAGAGATCCACGGTCCTCCCCGCAACAATTCCACCGACAATTCCCAATAGCCCAGGCGGTACCCGTGGACACCACCATCCAACGAATCGCCATCATCATCAAAGACCTGCGTCGGGCTCTCCTGAGCGTGGCGATTGCCATGCTTCTGGGCTGCCTTGGCTTCTACAGTATCTCCCATCGATTGCTGACAGGCATCCAGACCCATCTCCACCAAAAACTCGCTTTTTTCACGGTGGCGGAACCCTTTCTCGCCCATCTCACCATCGCCCTGGCCATGACGATCTTCACCATCATGCCGATGCTCAGCTATTTTATCTGGCGCGCCCTGGCCAAGCCCTTCACCTTATCCCGGACCGTTATCTTCTGGTTCGTACTCTTTACCTGCTTTCTCTTTTACAGCGGGACCTCCTTCTGCTATTTCATCA
Proteins encoded in this window:
- a CDS encoding HD domain-containing protein, coding for MSSPSIDNQPSTLSAGQLQGEPPLGRELTERLLAISHEYCQAEGGCHGPDHTERVHNLALHIGRMMNARLDILSAAALLHDIGRSHEMLSQGKICHATKGAEMSRTILTGLGFSAEMQEAILHCIESHRYRNNKIPETLEAKILFDADKLDSIGAIGIGRAFLFAGQVGARLHNQGVDVAKTKSYSTEDTAYREFLVKLCKIKDKMLTPEGKRLAAERHEFMEVFFKRLDKEIHGPPRNNSTDNSQ
- the tatC gene encoding twin-arginine translocase subunit TatC, which encodes MDTTIQRIAIIIKDLRRALLSVAIAMLLGCLGFYSISHRLLTGIQTHLHQKLAFFTVAEPFLAHLTIALAMTIFTIMPMLSYFIWRALAKPFTLSRTVIFWFVLFTCFLFYSGTSFCYFITLPYGIDFLLGFQTEQLRPVISISDFVSFVAIFVLAFGLIFELPIFMIFMAKIKILPRSFFEKNRRYAVLVISVIASLLTPTPDIFNMLLMGVPLYMLYEVGIIVLKLLRIA